GACATCGGGACGTTCTTTCCGCCAAGCGACCCGCGGTGGAAGGGCGCGGAGTCGCATGTGTTTCTGCAAACTGCGCTCGAAGAAGTGGCGACGGCTGGATACAGGATTGTGAACGTCGACACAGTGCTGGTGCTGGCGCAGCCGAAGATTGTGCCGATTGCCGGTGAGCTACGCGAGCGCGTGGCCGAGCTGCTGGGAGTGAAGCCGGGCGAAGTCGGCATCAAGGCCAAGACGCCCGAGGGGCTGGGGCAGGACCATGTTGCGGTGGCGCATGCCACGGTGCTGCTGGAGAGCCTGGGGATCAACGATCCTGCGGCGCGGATGGTTGCAGTGGCCGATGTGGAAGACGAGATCAATCAGGTGGTGAAGGGACTGGTGGATGCGCCACGGGATATCTCGGCGCTGGGACGAAAGACGCCGGCCTTCAATACGGATGATCTGACGTAAGAACAGGGAATAGGGCCTAGGGAATAGGGAATAGGACCGGTGCAGGTTCTGTCGGCGTTTCCCTACATCCATGAAGCAGATCCCTCCACTCCCCCTCGACTCCGCTCGGGGTTCGGTCGGGATGACAAATGTGACAGGTATTCGGAGGCAGGTCGCTAGCCTTTTACGAGTGCGATTGTGAAGCCGTCGTATTTTTTGCTTCCGACGGTCTGGAGCGCGGTTGCTTCGACACGGGGTTCGGCCCCCAGCTTTTCGAAGAGGCGGCGCGTACCCTGAACGTCGGGGTCAGGATCGTCGGGGTTGAGGATGGCGCCTTCGCGGATGACGTTATCGGTGATGATGACGGTGCCGGGGTGGGAGAGGCGCAGGGCCCAATCGTGATAGTTGGCGTTGTTGGCCTTGTCGGCGTCAATGAAGATGAGGTCGAAGGGGCCGGCGTCCTCAATTTCGTGAAGGTGCGCGAGCAGATCGAGCGCGGGGCCGACGCGCTGCTCGACGAGAGAGGTGAGGCCTGCGCGCTCGATGTTTTTGGCGGCGACCTCGGCGTGCTTGGGGAGGATCTCCAAGGTGATGAGCTTTCCGTTGGGCGGGAGTGCGCGGGCGAGCCAGATGGTACTGTAGCCACCGAGGGTTCCGACCTCGAGAATTGTTTTCGCTCCGCTGATCTTTGCCAACAGATACAGAAATTTCCCCTGGCTTGGAGTGACGTCGATGGATGGGAGTCCGTCGCGGGCGTTGGCGGCGAGTGCTTCTTCAAGAACAGGGTCGGGAGGGATGAGATTGCTGTCGATGTATTGGTCGACGGCGGTCCAAAGGGCCTGGGCTGGGTCTGGGGTTGGGGCTGGACTTGGGGCTGGGCTCATGTCGAAAGACGGCCTTTCTGTGACGAGTTGCACCACGCAATCGTCGGCACACATTTTTACTCCAGATAAGGGGTTTGAGGAATAGGATACGGACGGAACTGAGAGGAGGCAGGGATGAGCAAGGTGCGCGTGTTGGTTGGGACGAAGAAGGGTGCGTTTGTGCTGACCTCAGATGGGAAGCGGGAGAAGTGGGAGGTGAGCGGGCCGCACTTTGCGGGCTGGGAGATTTACCACATGAAGGGCTCGCCGGTGAATCCTGAGCGGCTGTATGCGTCGCAAACGAGCGGGTGGTTTGGGCAGGTCGTGCAGCGCTCTGATGATGGCGGCAAGACGTGGGAGACGGTGGGGAACAAGTTTGCGTATGACGGCGTTCCTGGGACGCACCAGTGGTACGACGGGACGCCGCATCCGTGGGAGTTCAAGCGGGTATGGCATTTTGAGCCGTCGTTGACGGAGGCGGAGACGGTGTATGCGGGGGCAGAGGATGCGGCGCTATTCGTCTCGAAGGATGGCGGGCAGAACTGGGAGGAGTTGTCTGGGCTGCGCGGGCATGGCTCAGGACCTCACTGGGCGCCGGGCGCTGGTGGGATGTGCCTGCACACGATCATTCTGGATCCGAAGGATGCGAAGCGGATGTATATTGCGATCTCGGCGGCGGGGGCGTTTCGCACGGATGATGGCGGCGCGACGTGGAAGCCGATCAATCGGGGGCTAAGGTCGGAGCACATTCCCGATCCGACGGCGGAGGTGGGGCATTGCGTGCACCACATTGCGATGCATCCTTCGCGGCCTGGGGTGCTGTTCATGCAGAAGCACTGGGACGTGATGCGCAGCGACGATGCGGGGGATACGTGGAGAGAAGTGAGCGGGAACCTGCCGACGGACTTCGGGTTCGCGATCGATGTGCATGCGCATGAGCCGGAGACGATTTATGTGGTTCCGATCAAGAGCGATGGCGAGCACTTTCCTCCGGAGGGGAAGCTGCGGGTGTATCGCAGCCGTTCGGGAGGAAATGAGTGGGAGGCGCTGACGAAGGGGCTTCCGCAGAAGGACTGCTATGTGAATGTTCTGCGCGATGCGATGGCAGTGGACACGCTCGACAAGTGTGGGGTGTATTTCGGCACGACGGGAGGCCAGGTGTATGCATCATCGGATTGCGGCGATAGCTGGATGCCGATTGTGCGGGATCTGCCGGCGGTGTTCTCGGTTGAGGTGCAGACGCTGCGATGAACTGTGAGATTCGAGTGGAGTTGCCGCAGCATCTGCGGACGCTGGCGGGGGTGCGCGGCGAGGTGACGCTCGAAATTGCGGGGCCAGTGACTGTGCGTTCGGTGCTGGATGCTGTGGAGGCACGGTATCCGATGCTTTGCGGGACGATTCGGGATCATGTGACGCAGGAGCGGCGGGCGTTTCTGCGGTTCTTTGCTTGTGGGCTGGATCTATCGCATGATTCGGTGGACGCTCCTTTGCCGGAGCCGGTGATGAAGGGTGAGGAGCCGCTGATTGTGTTGGGTGCGATTGCAGGCGGGTGATTGGGCAAGCTGATGTTGAATTTCGCTCGAAGGAGAAAACGCGATGGTTGTGAATACGTATTTGGCTTTCAGCGGGAATTGTAAAGAGGCCTTTCAGTTTTATGAGAAGGCGCTGGGCGGGAAGATCAAGTTCATGATGACTCATGGAGAGTCGCCAATGGCGGACAGAACGCCGCCGGATTTTAAGGACAAGATAATGCACGCGACTCTGGACACGCCGGGCGGTTTGATCATGGGAGCAGATCATCCGCAGGGACGGACGACGAAGCCGTCGGGATTCTGTGTATCGGTGACAGTGAAGGATGCAGCGGAGGCGGAGAAGATCTTCAAGACGATCTCGGATGGCGGGCAAGTGCAGATGGCCTTTCAGAAGACGTTTTGGTCGCCGGGATTCGGGATGTGTGTCGATAAGTTCGAAGTGCCGTGGATGGTGAATACCGAAGGTCCCGCACAGTCCTAGAACCGGTCTCGTATTCCGGTTGTTTATGAGACCGGTTCGAGCGTCTGCTGCTCGTGGATGCAATTGCGGGTGGTATAGATGAATTGATTCGTTACGCGTAGGGCGAGGTGCTAGGGTGGTGGCACAGGATTTTTCTCGCTGGAGCTGCGATGCGGATTGGTTTGGGTTTGTTGATGGGAGTGGTGTGCGTAGGGTCGTCGTTTGGGCAGACGGTGGCTCGGCCTCCATTGATGCAGGCTCCGAAGGTGGCGGAGTGTGCGGTGAAGGATTCGTGGGCTACTCCGGCGGAGAAGACTTGCTACGGGACGACTCCGGATTATGCGGAGACGATGGCATATCTCGCGAGAGTGCAGGCTGCGGCGGCGGAGCAGGTGAAGATTGAGCCGTTCGGGAAGACGGGCGAGGGACGGGATCTCGACATTGTGATTGTGTCGCGGGATGGAGTGTTTGATCCAGCGGCGGTTCACGCGGCGAAGCGGCCGATTGTGCTGGTGCAGAACTCGATTCATGCGGGCGAGATGGATGGTAAAGATGCGTGTCTGGCGCTACTGCGGGATATGGTGATTTCGAAGACGAAGGCGGCGCTGCTGGAGCGCGCGGTGTTTGTGTTTATCCCGATGTATAACGCCGATGGGCATGAGCGCAGGAGCCCATATAACCGCATCAACCAGGATGGGCCGGCGGAGATGGGCTGGCGCGGGAATGGGACGAACCTGAACCTGAATCGCGATTATCTGAAGGCGGACGCACCGGAGACGCGGGCGTTTATGGCGATGTTTCATCGCTGGCTGCCGGACTTTTTTGTCGACGACCATGTGACGGATGGTGCGGATTATCAGTACGACGTGACGTTCACGATTGACGACGGGCCGAATGTTCCGTCGGCTACCGCGAAGTGGGTGGATGAGGTGGCGACGCCGGAGCTGGAGAAGTATGTGGATGCGCATGGGCATCTGGCGTTTCCGACATACGTGACTCTGATGAATGACAGTGATCCGGCGGAGGGTCTGGGGTTCAATGACGATCCGCCGCGGTTTTCTACGGGGTACATGATTCTTGAGGGCCGGCCGGCGATGCTGGTTGAGCTGCACATGCTGAAGGATTACAGGACGCGAGTGACGGGGAATTACGAGATTCTTGCGGGCCTGGTGGAGATGATGAATCGCGATGCGGACAAGGTGATTGCGTTGAACGCGGCGGCGGATAAGGAGGCTGCGGAGATGGGCGCGCATCCGCTGAACAATGTGAAGTATCCGCTGGCGCTGGGTTGGAGCGGGCAGACGACGCCGGTGCTGTTTCGCGGATATAAGTTCACGCGGCAGTTGAGCGAGGTCTCAGGTGCGATGTGGGTGAAGTATGCGGAGGAGCCTTGGAATGTGTCGCTGCCGATACAGACAGGGTTCAGGGTGACGGCGGAGACAACGCTGCCGGCGGCGTACATTATTCCGGCGCAGTGGACGAAGGTGATTGATGTGCTTGCGGCGCATCAGGTGGAGATTGCGCGGACGACGGCGGAGTGGTCGGGTGATGTGGAGACGTATCGGTGCGCGGGGATGGCGTGGCAGGGGCCTCCGTTCGAGGGGAGGCATCCGACGTTCAATGGCGAGACGATGCATGATGCGGGGAAGTTTGGGAGCTGTGTGGCTGTGCGGGAGAAGATGAGCTTTCCAGCGGGGTCGGCTGTGGTGCGGCTGAATCAGCGGCTGTCGAAAGTAGTAGTGGAGTGGCTGGAGCCGGCGGGGCCGGATTCGGCGCTGCAGTGGGGGTTCTTCGACGCGATCTTCGAGCAGAAGGAGTATGGCGAGGCGTATGTCCTCGAAGAGTTGGCGCGGGAGATGATGGCGAAGGACCCGAAGTTGAAGGCGGAGTTTGAGAAGAAGGTGGCGAGCGACCCGGCGTTTGCAGGGAGTTCTTATGCGCGGCTGAACTTCTTCTATGAGCGGTCGCCGTGGTTTGCGGCGAATCGGGTGGGG
This genomic interval from Edaphobacter bradus contains the following:
- the ispF gene encoding 2-C-methyl-D-erythritol 2,4-cyclodiphosphate synthase, producing MGMRIGYGFDSHAFKPGVPLVIGGLKIEHPEGLAGHSDGDVLLHAITDALLGAVSAGDIGTFFPPSDPRWKGAESHVFLQTALEEVATAGYRIVNVDTVLVLAQPKIVPIAGELRERVAELLGVKPGEVGIKAKTPEGLGQDHVAVAHATVLLESLGINDPAARMVAVADVEDEINQVVKGLVDAPRDISALGRKTPAFNTDDLT
- a CDS encoding O-methyltransferase; translation: MSPAPSPAPTPDPAQALWTAVDQYIDSNLIPPDPVLEEALAANARDGLPSIDVTPSQGKFLYLLAKISGAKTILEVGTLGGYSTIWLARALPPNGKLITLEILPKHAEVAAKNIERAGLTSLVEQRVGPALDLLAHLHEIEDAGPFDLIFIDADKANNANYHDWALRLSHPGTVIITDNVIREGAILNPDDPDPDVQGTRRLFEKLGAEPRVEATALQTVGSKKYDGFTIALVKG
- a CDS encoding WD40/YVTN/BNR-like repeat-containing protein, with translation MSKVRVLVGTKKGAFVLTSDGKREKWEVSGPHFAGWEIYHMKGSPVNPERLYASQTSGWFGQVVQRSDDGGKTWETVGNKFAYDGVPGTHQWYDGTPHPWEFKRVWHFEPSLTEAETVYAGAEDAALFVSKDGGQNWEELSGLRGHGSGPHWAPGAGGMCLHTIILDPKDAKRMYIAISAAGAFRTDDGGATWKPINRGLRSEHIPDPTAEVGHCVHHIAMHPSRPGVLFMQKHWDVMRSDDAGDTWREVSGNLPTDFGFAIDVHAHEPETIYVVPIKSDGEHFPPEGKLRVYRSRSGGNEWEALTKGLPQKDCYVNVLRDAMAVDTLDKCGVYFGTTGGQVYASSDCGDSWMPIVRDLPAVFSVEVQTLR
- a CDS encoding MoaD/ThiS family protein: MNCEIRVELPQHLRTLAGVRGEVTLEIAGPVTVRSVLDAVEARYPMLCGTIRDHVTQERRAFLRFFACGLDLSHDSVDAPLPEPVMKGEEPLIVLGAIAGG
- a CDS encoding VOC family protein; its protein translation is MVVNTYLAFSGNCKEAFQFYEKALGGKIKFMMTHGESPMADRTPPDFKDKIMHATLDTPGGLIMGADHPQGRTTKPSGFCVSVTVKDAAEAEKIFKTISDGGQVQMAFQKTFWSPGFGMCVDKFEVPWMVNTEGPAQS
- a CDS encoding M14 family metallopeptidase, which translates into the protein MRIGLGLLMGVVCVGSSFGQTVARPPLMQAPKVAECAVKDSWATPAEKTCYGTTPDYAETMAYLARVQAAAAEQVKIEPFGKTGEGRDLDIVIVSRDGVFDPAAVHAAKRPIVLVQNSIHAGEMDGKDACLALLRDMVISKTKAALLERAVFVFIPMYNADGHERRSPYNRINQDGPAEMGWRGNGTNLNLNRDYLKADAPETRAFMAMFHRWLPDFFVDDHVTDGADYQYDVTFTIDDGPNVPSATAKWVDEVATPELEKYVDAHGHLAFPTYVTLMNDSDPAEGLGFNDDPPRFSTGYMILEGRPAMLVELHMLKDYRTRVTGNYEILAGLVEMMNRDADKVIALNAAADKEAAEMGAHPLNNVKYPLALGWSGQTTPVLFRGYKFTRQLSEVSGAMWVKYAEEPWNVSLPIQTGFRVTAETTLPAAYIIPAQWTKVIDVLAAHQVEIARTTAEWSGDVETYRCAGMAWQGPPFEGRHPTFNGETMHDAGKFGSCVAVREKMSFPAGSAVVRLNQRLSKVVVEWLEPAGPDSALQWGFFDAIFEQKEYGEAYVLEELAREMMAKDPKLKAEFEKKVASDPAFAGSSYARLNFFYERSPWFAANRVGLYPVGRLGRVDGVPVGN